From one Cyanobacterium stanieri PCC 7202 genomic stretch:
- a CDS encoding Amylo-alpha-16-glucosidase (PFAM: Amylo-alpha-1,6-glucosidase~COGs: COG3408 Glycogen debranching protein~InterPro IPR010401~KEGG: cyc:PCC7424_2675 amylo-alpha-16-glucosidase~PFAM: Amylo-alpha-16-glucosidase~SPTR: Amylo-alpha-1,6-glucosidase family), with amino-acid sequence MAQETYKLYGKNFLPICDHELSERPYAVDFQSQPTLVIKDNDLFLITDHLGNTVAYADSQKRTVTGLFCRDTRFLSRSELQIEGVSPVLLGSCADTDYSIIVDATNPTVKGVLKPEAVGIKRKIALRGGLWEEIELRNYTTSSLDFEVSLSFQADFKDLFEIRNYTRRSHRGQSLEQVSAEDLCLSFAYRGLDNSLMESLIEFLHHPPDHVKGNTIIWRVKIDSQEVFRFGYCLQTKINNQSSSHVLLSDSYQGAIKDAEREKEEWYQGVNKIRTDSAVVNRIIEQAEEDIYLLLQSFGFGKVLVAGIPWFSTLFGRDSLIAARQTLMFDPRIARDTLLTLARFQGMNHSDWRDESPGKILHELRLGELARCDEIPHTPYYGTVDATPLWLILLAEYFYHTGDRDIIDKLWRNAIASMNWIDEQSRQTGYLTYLCRSSRGIQNQGWKDSGDCIVNGRGELIEGAIALCEVQGYVYGAKISMSNIASMMGDSSLAEKWKAEAQELKRRFNRDFWLESENYCALGIDDKGNPIDSITSNPGHCLLWDIFIPEKARAVGDRLCKPDMFTGWGIRTLSSLSPAYNPMGYHLGSVWPHDSGIIAQGLHHIGMVDQAFMVAEGLITMTSLQANNRPSELFCGFSRQENHIPVKYPVACLPQAWATGVIFQLLELFLNPKGQNIDQVSLPPLIKDKLLEKPF; translated from the coding sequence ATGGCTCAAGAAACATATAAGTTATACGGCAAAAATTTTTTACCCATTTGCGATCATGAATTATCAGAGCGCCCCTATGCAGTAGATTTTCAGAGTCAACCGACTTTGGTGATTAAAGATAATGATTTATTTTTAATTACCGATCATCTGGGAAATACTGTCGCCTATGCTGATAGCCAAAAGCGGACGGTGACAGGATTGTTTTGTCGGGATACCCGTTTTTTGAGTAGGTCGGAATTACAAATAGAAGGGGTTTCTCCTGTTTTGTTGGGCAGTTGTGCGGATACGGATTATTCAATCATTGTGGATGCTACTAATCCTACTGTTAAGGGGGTATTAAAACCTGAAGCGGTGGGAATAAAAAGAAAGATTGCTTTGCGAGGTGGTTTATGGGAGGAAATTGAATTACGTAATTATACTACTTCGAGTTTAGATTTTGAGGTTAGTTTGAGTTTTCAGGCGGATTTTAAAGATTTATTTGAAATCAGAAATTATACCCGTCGCTCCCACAGAGGACAAAGTTTGGAACAGGTATCGGCTGAGGATCTTTGTTTGAGTTTTGCTTATCGAGGTTTGGACAACTCTTTGATGGAATCTTTGATCGAGTTTCTCCATCATCCCCCTGATCATGTTAAGGGGAATACTATTATTTGGCGAGTGAAAATTGATAGTCAGGAGGTGTTTCGTTTTGGCTATTGTTTACAAACTAAAATTAATAATCAATCTAGTTCTCATGTACTATTGTCCGACAGTTATCAAGGGGCGATAAAGGATGCCGAGAGGGAAAAGGAGGAATGGTATCAAGGGGTGAATAAAATTCGTACTGATTCGGCGGTGGTGAATCGTATTATCGAACAGGCGGAGGAGGATATTTATTTATTGTTGCAGTCTTTTGGATTTGGTAAGGTTTTGGTGGCGGGAATTCCTTGGTTTTCTACTTTGTTTGGGCGAGATTCTTTGATAGCGGCAAGGCAAACTCTTATGTTCGATCCCCGCATTGCTAGGGATACTCTTTTAACTTTGGCACGGTTTCAAGGGATGAATCATAGTGATTGGCGTGATGAGTCTCCGGGGAAAATTCTCCATGAGTTACGTTTGGGGGAGTTGGCAAGGTGTGATGAGATTCCCCATACTCCCTATTATGGTACGGTGGATGCCACTCCTCTATGGTTGATTTTATTGGCGGAATATTTTTATCATACTGGGGATCGAGATATTATTGATAAGCTCTGGCGAAATGCGATCGCCTCTATGAATTGGATTGATGAGCAATCGAGGCAGACGGGTTATTTGACCTATTTATGTCGCTCTTCTCGGGGAATTCAAAATCAAGGTTGGAAGGATTCGGGGGATTGTATTGTTAATGGTAGAGGGGAATTAATCGAAGGTGCGATCGCCCTTTGTGAGGTGCAGGGATATGTATATGGGGCAAAAATAAGCATGAGTAATATTGCCTCGATGATGGGGGATTCATCCCTTGCTGAAAAATGGAAAGCCGAGGCACAGGAGTTGAAAAGAAGGTTTAATCGTGATTTTTGGTTGGAGTCGGAAAATTATTGTGCTTTGGGTATAGATGACAAGGGCAACCCCATCGATAGTATTACCTCTAATCCGGGTCATTGTTTACTGTGGGATATTTTTATCCCCGAAAAAGCTAGGGCTGTGGGCGATCGCCTTTGTAAGCCTGATATGTTCACGGGTTGGGGTATTCGTACCCTCAGCAGTCTATCCCCTGCCTACAACCCCATGGGTTACCATTTAGGCTCGGTGTGGCCCCATGACAGTGGCATCATTGCCCAAGGATTACATCACATTGGCATGGTAGATCAAGCGTTTATGGTGGCGGAAGGATTAATTACCATGACTAGCCTTCAGGCTAATAATCGCCCCTCAGAGTTGTTCTGCGGTTTTTCTCGCCAAGAAAATCACATCCCTGTAAAATATCCTGTGGCCTGTTTACCCCAAGCATGGGCAACGGGGGTTATTTTTCAGTTATTGGAACTGTTTTTGAATCCCAAGGGGCAAAATATAGATCAGGTTTCTTTGCCACCATTGATTAAAGATAAATTATTGGAAAAGCCTTTTTAG
- a CDS encoding alpha/beta hydrolase fold protein (COGs: COG0596 hydrolase or acyltransferase (alpha/beta hydrolase superfamily)~InterPro IPR000073~KEGG: cyt:cce_2338 2-hydroxy-6-oxohepta-2,4-dienoate hydrolase~PFAM: alpha/beta hydrolase fold~SPTR: 2-hydroxy-6-oxohepta-2,4-dienoate hydrolase), whose translation MFSPKISQSAQQLTELSSQELFAKIRFVNIPTSLSSSDIVSSYAVEGDSETPIVLLHGFDSSLLEYRRLFPLLRQEYQVWAVDLLGFGFTERKAEESFSPDTIKAHLYDFWSKMIAKPMILVGASMGGASAIDFCLSYPEAVDRLILLDSGGLTKKPMMSKFLFPPLGFLATEFLRNLKVRQSISETAYCDRTYASEDALRCAALHLDCDNWSKALISFTKSGGYGSFAPHLGNIQAPTLILWGKQDKILGTKPAEKFAEMIPQSKLIWIDNCGHVPHLEQSQITAEHILGFLGSST comes from the coding sequence ATGTTTTCCCCAAAAATTAGCCAATCCGCTCAACAATTAACGGAATTATCATCTCAAGAACTTTTTGCCAAAATTCGCTTTGTCAATATACCTACATCTCTATCTTCTTCAGACATTGTCAGCAGTTATGCGGTAGAGGGAGATAGTGAAACTCCCATAGTGTTGCTCCATGGTTTTGATAGTTCCCTATTAGAATATCGTCGTCTTTTTCCCCTTTTGAGGCAAGAGTATCAGGTATGGGCTGTGGATTTGTTAGGTTTTGGGTTTACCGAGCGAAAAGCAGAGGAATCTTTTTCTCCTGACACTATTAAGGCTCATTTATATGATTTTTGGTCAAAAATGATTGCTAAACCGATGATTTTGGTGGGTGCTTCTATGGGGGGTGCCAGTGCGATCGATTTTTGTCTGAGCTATCCTGAAGCAGTGGATAGGTTGATCCTCCTTGATAGTGGTGGTTTAACCAAGAAGCCTATGATGAGTAAGTTTTTGTTTCCTCCCCTTGGTTTTTTGGCCACAGAATTTTTACGGAATTTGAAGGTAAGGCAGAGTATTAGTGAAACGGCTTATTGCGATCGCACCTATGCCAGTGAAGATGCTCTCAGATGTGCCGCCCTACACCTAGACTGTGATAACTGGAGTAAAGCCCTCATCTCCTTTACCAAAAGTGGGGGGTATGGTTCCTTTGCCCCACACCTAGGAAATATTCAAGCCCCCACCCTCATCCTTTGGGGAAAACAGGATAAAATTCTTGGCACTAAACCCGCAGAAAAATTTGCCGAGATGATCCCCCAAAGTAAATTAATTTGGATTGATAACTGTGGTCATGTTCCCCATCTCGAACAGTCACAAATTACCGCCGAACATATTTTAGGATTTTTGGGATCATCAACTTAA
- a CDS encoding TrkA-N domain protein (PFAM: TrkA-N domain; Ion channel; TrkA-C domain~COGs: COG0569 K+ transport systems NAD-binding component~InterPro IPR013099:IPR003148:IPR006037~KEGG: cyc:PCC7424_5153 TrkA-N domain protein~PFAM: TrkA-N domain protein; Ion transport 2 domain protein ; TrkA-C domain protein~SPTR: TrkA-N domain protein), whose protein sequence is MKNKRKPSAAEQRYYRIKGELIAGSVALGGIVLSGTLWYWLVEKWSLVDSAYMTIITLSTVGFGEIRDLDERSRIFTMVLILTGIAIFGYIINRFTEAISQGYFKERLRFKQKKNVIDKLTDHYILCGFGRMGFHVARELHIENTPFIIIENGDEELSKAEELGYLHLHGDATLDESLLEAKVDTALGIIAALSSDADNLYTVMSAKALNPRIRAIARANSEEAVKKLERAGADVVVSPYVTGGKRLAAAAIRPQIMDFVDGILSGGERSFYLEEFLLERECICLGQTLREAGLRMKSGALVVAIRTPHNGLIPGPNGESILEEGDSLICMGTAEQLRTLNSILSPNKKSPRQPRK, encoded by the coding sequence GTGAAAAATAAAAGGAAACCTTCCGCCGCTGAACAAAGATACTACCGCATCAAAGGGGAGTTAATCGCTGGTTCTGTGGCTCTGGGTGGAATTGTTTTATCGGGAACACTATGGTACTGGTTGGTAGAAAAATGGTCTTTGGTAGATTCTGCCTATATGACGATCATCACTCTTTCCACGGTAGGCTTTGGAGAAATCAGAGATCTTGATGAGCGCTCAAGAATCTTTACGATGGTGCTGATACTAACGGGTATCGCTATTTTTGGTTATATTATTAACCGTTTTACCGAAGCCATTTCCCAAGGTTACTTTAAAGAAAGACTGAGATTTAAACAAAAGAAAAACGTGATTGATAAATTGACAGATCATTATATTCTCTGTGGTTTTGGGCGGATGGGTTTCCATGTTGCCAGAGAATTACATATCGAAAATACTCCTTTCATTATTATTGAAAATGGAGACGAAGAATTGTCAAAAGCAGAAGAATTAGGATATTTACATCTTCACGGAGACGCAACCCTTGATGAATCTCTTTTGGAGGCGAAGGTTGACACGGCCCTAGGTATTATCGCTGCCCTGAGTTCTGATGCTGATAACCTCTATACGGTAATGTCTGCCAAAGCTCTTAATCCTCGCATAAGGGCGATCGCCCGTGCCAACTCCGAAGAAGCCGTAAAAAAGCTAGAAAGAGCAGGAGCCGATGTTGTGGTATCCCCCTACGTCACAGGGGGGAAAAGACTAGCTGCAGCCGCCATACGCCCTCAGATAATGGATTTTGTTGATGGGATCCTCAGTGGGGGAGAAAGATCCTTTTACCTCGAAGAATTTTTATTAGAAAGGGAGTGTATCTGTTTAGGGCAAACCCTCCGAGAAGCAGGACTGAGAATGAAATCTGGAGCTTTAGTGGTCGCCATTCGTACCCCCCATAACGGACTCATCCCCGGACCAAATGGTGAAAGTATCTTGGAGGAAGGGGATTCCTTAATCTGCATGGGTACTGCCGAACAGTTACGCACCCTCAATTCAATCCTTTCCCCTAATAAAAAATCTCCCCGTCAACCACGAAAATAG
- a CDS encoding ornithine carbamoyltransferase (PFAM: Aspartate/ornithine carbamoyltransferase, carbamoyl-P binding domain; Aspartate/ornithine carbamoyltransferase, Asp/Orn binding domain~TIGRFAM: ornithine carbamoyltransferase~COGs: COG0078 Ornithine carbamoyltransferase~InterPro IPR006130:IPR006132:IPR006131:IPR002292~KEGG: syp:SYNPCC7002_A0674 ornithine carbamoyltransferase~PFAM: aspartate/ornithine carbamoyltransferase Asp/Orn-binding region; aspartate/ornithine carbamoyltransferase carbamoyl-P binding domain~PRIAM: Ornithine carbamoyltransferase~SPTR: Ornithine carbamoyltransferase;~TIGRFAM: ornithine carbamoyltransferase), whose product MTNLTGRDLLNITDLNPTEIKTILDLAIDLKNGKQEFNCKKTLGLLFYKASTRTRVSFSVAMYQLGGNVIDLNPSRTQVGRGEPIQDTARVLDRYLDILAIRTFAQEDIQTFADYCDIPIINALTDLEHPCQILADLQTIQETFGQLDGLTMTYLGDGNNVAHSLLLGGVLMGMNVRLACPEGYLPSSEVVKQAQALATKPEQVVITQDIQGAVENAHVLYTDVWASMGQEEETEQRIPIFMPYQINQNLVNSAHKDAIVLHCLPAYREKEITDEVMEGSQSRIWDQAENRMHAQKALMACLLGLNK is encoded by the coding sequence ATGACCAATTTGACAGGAAGAGACTTATTAAATATCACAGACTTAAACCCCACAGAAATCAAAACTATTCTTGATTTAGCCATAGACCTAAAAAACGGCAAACAGGAATTTAACTGCAAAAAAACCCTCGGATTGTTATTCTACAAAGCCTCCACCCGTACCCGTGTATCCTTTAGTGTGGCTATGTATCAACTAGGGGGCAACGTCATCGATTTAAACCCTAGTCGTACCCAAGTAGGTAGGGGTGAACCCATCCAAGACACCGCACGGGTTTTAGATCGTTACTTAGACATCCTCGCCATTCGTACCTTTGCCCAAGAAGACATCCAAACCTTTGCCGATTACTGTGATATTCCCATTATTAATGCTCTTACTGATTTAGAACATCCCTGTCAAATTTTAGCCGATTTACAAACTATCCAAGAAACCTTCGGACAACTAGACGGTTTAACCATGACTTATTTGGGGGATGGTAACAATGTTGCCCATTCTTTACTTTTAGGGGGGGTATTGATGGGTATGAATGTTCGTTTAGCTTGTCCAGAGGGTTATCTTCCTTCCTCCGAGGTTGTCAAACAAGCTCAAGCCTTAGCCACAAAGCCTGAACAAGTTGTTATTACCCAAGATATTCAAGGGGCAGTGGAAAACGCTCATGTTTTATATACGGATGTATGGGCAAGTATGGGGCAGGAGGAGGAAACGGAGCAAAGGATTCCCATTTTTATGCCCTATCAAATTAACCAAAATTTGGTCAATTCTGCCCATAAAGATGCCATTGTTTTACATTGTCTTCCTGCCTATCGAGAAAAGGAAATTACCGATGAGGTGATGGAAGGTTCTCAATCTCGTATTTGGGATCAGGCGGAGAACAGAATGCACGCCCAAAAGGCTTTGATGGCTTGTTTGTTGGGGCTAAATAAATAA
- a CDS encoding ABC transporter related protein (PFAM: ABC transporter~COGs: COG0488 ATPase components of ABC transporter with duplicated ATPase domains~InterPro IPR017871:IPR003439:IPR003593~KEGG: syp:SYNPCC7002_A0626 ABC transporter ATP binding protein~PFAM: ABC transporter related~SMART: AAA ATPase~SPTR: ABC transporter) produces the protein MTILTVQSLKKDFGIKEIIKDASFSIEDNDKVGLIGVNGAGKSTLLKMLAGIEPTDGGEMVTKSGARIIYLPQQPDINPDYTVLEQVFADCGEQMQWIREYEDLSHRIAHADMATQEQLMSQLTRVTEKIDSHNAWNLEAEAKIILDKLGIQDFEAKMGSLSGGYRKRVALASVLMAEPDLLLMDEPTNHLDAESVEWLQEYLKQFSGAIFLITHDRYFLDQVTTRILEVDRGEVFSYAGNYSYYLEKKALAEESEASSERKHQGVLRRELEWLKRGPKARSTKQKARIDRISDMRNKQFRKAQGKVEIDTPSRRIGKKVIELHGIGKSYGDRTLINDFTYIFEPDDRVGIIGGNGVGKSTLMNMIMGKVEPDEGYVDIGGTIKIGYFDQHSDDLITAKEHQLRAIEYIKEVATYIETSDGGQISASQLLERFLFTPNQQYAPIEKLSGGEKRRLFLLRMLISNPNVLILDEPTNDLDVQTLAVLEEYIETFKGCVIVVSHDRYFLDRTVDTIFAFQEDGTLKQYPGNYSIYLEYKRRQEAREKEELEQIKAVEKTKKKQENNNIKETKNKKSNKKPSNFELRELDKLENKTIPNLEEQKANIESKLYQNQGLDYEELQNLTQELANINKELDTATEKWMELAEMLD, from the coding sequence ATGACCATTTTAACCGTTCAATCCCTCAAAAAAGACTTTGGCATCAAGGAAATCATTAAGGATGCTAGTTTTAGCATTGAAGATAACGACAAGGTGGGTTTGATTGGGGTAAATGGCGCTGGTAAGTCAACCCTCCTTAAAATGTTGGCAGGAATTGAACCCACTGACGGGGGAGAAATGGTGACAAAATCTGGGGCAAGAATTATCTATCTACCTCAGCAACCTGATATTAATCCAGACTATACGGTACTAGAACAAGTGTTCGCTGATTGTGGAGAACAGATGCAGTGGATTCGAGAATATGAGGATTTATCTCATCGCATCGCCCATGCGGATATGGCTACTCAAGAGCAATTGATGAGTCAGTTAACAAGGGTGACGGAAAAGATTGACAGTCATAATGCGTGGAATCTGGAGGCGGAGGCAAAAATTATCCTTGATAAGTTGGGGATTCAGGATTTTGAGGCGAAGATGGGTAGTTTATCGGGGGGGTATCGTAAACGGGTTGCCCTTGCATCGGTGTTGATGGCGGAACCTGATTTATTATTGATGGATGAACCGACTAACCATCTGGATGCGGAGTCGGTGGAGTGGTTACAGGAGTATTTGAAACAGTTTTCGGGGGCGATTTTCTTGATTACCCACGATCGCTACTTCCTCGATCAAGTTACTACTCGTATATTAGAAGTAGATAGGGGTGAAGTATTTAGTTATGCTGGAAATTATAGTTATTACCTTGAGAAAAAAGCCCTCGCAGAGGAATCTGAGGCGAGTAGTGAGCGGAAACACCAAGGGGTATTACGTAGGGAGTTGGAGTGGTTGAAACGAGGCCCTAAAGCTCGTAGCACGAAGCAAAAGGCGAGGATTGATCGTATCTCGGATATGAGAAATAAGCAGTTTCGGAAGGCTCAGGGTAAGGTGGAAATTGATACCCCTAGTCGTCGCATTGGTAAAAAAGTAATTGAGTTACACGGTATTGGTAAGAGTTATGGCGATCGCACTTTAATCAATGATTTTACTTATATTTTTGAACCCGATGACAGGGTGGGGATTATCGGCGGTAATGGGGTAGGAAAATCGACCCTGATGAATATGATTATGGGTAAGGTTGAACCTGATGAGGGTTATGTGGATATTGGGGGAACTATTAAAATTGGTTATTTTGACCAACATTCTGATGATCTCATTACCGCTAAAGAACATCAATTAAGGGCGATCGAATATATTAAGGAAGTAGCCACCTACATCGAAACCTCCGACGGCGGACAAATCAGTGCTTCCCAACTGCTTGAACGATTCTTATTTACCCCCAATCAACAATACGCCCCCATCGAAAAACTATCAGGGGGAGAAAAAAGACGCTTATTTTTACTCAGAATGCTGATTAGTAATCCTAACGTCTTAATTCTCGATGAGCCTACCAACGATTTAGATGTGCAAACCCTTGCGGTATTAGAAGAATATATCGAAACCTTCAAAGGATGTGTCATCGTCGTATCCCATGATCGCTACTTTTTAGATCGCACCGTGGATACCATTTTCGCTTTCCAAGAAGATGGCACCCTCAAGCAATATCCCGGCAATTATTCCATTTATTTAGAATATAAAAGAAGACAAGAAGCCAGAGAAAAAGAAGAATTAGAACAAATTAAGGCCGTTGAAAAAACCAAGAAAAAGCAGGAAAATAATAATATTAAAGAAACAAAAAACAAAAAATCAAATAAAAAACCTTCAAATTTTGAACTCAGAGAATTAGACAAATTAGAGAACAAAACCATCCCTAATTTAGAGGAACAAAAAGCAAATATAGAAAGTAAACTATATCAAAACCAAGGTTTAGACTATGAAGAATTACAAAACCTAACCCAAGAATTAGCTAATATAAATAAGGAGTTAGACACTGCCACCGAAAAATGGATGGAACTAGCAGAAATGTTAGATTAA
- a CDS encoding glycosyl transferase group 1 (PFAM: Glycosyl transferases group 1~COGs: COG0438 Glycosyltransferase~InterPro IPR001296~KEGG: cyn:Cyan7425_4593 glycosyl transferase group 1~PFAM: glycosyl transferase group 1~SPTR: Glycosyl transferase group 1), with protein MRIAQVAPLWETVPPTGYGGIELVVALLTDELVKRGHEVTLFASGDSRTLAKLESVYPRAIRTDETVRDYNIYLNLELQEVYRRADEFDIIHSHVDYPALPYANFTKTPTVHTLHGPLSAENRFLFTQCKHQNYVSISHSQREPLTDLNYVGNVYNGIDLNQYEFHNYPDKEPYLAFLGRVSPEKGAHRAIEIAKRTGYKLKMACKVDEVDREFFEREILAHVDGKQIELMGEINPVEKSKLIGGAIATLFPINWREPFGLVMAESMATGTPVIAMAMGAAPEVIAHGKTGFLCQTIDEMVRAVDKVGQINRLACRDHVVQKFGATRMADGYEEVYARLIEQRFASSNGRPKEVVLPKVV; from the coding sequence ATGCGTATCGCTCAAGTTGCGCCCCTATGGGAAACCGTTCCTCCTACTGGCTACGGTGGAATTGAGTTAGTGGTGGCTTTATTAACCGATGAATTGGTAAAACGTGGTCATGAAGTTACCTTGTTCGCTTCGGGAGATTCTCGTACCTTAGCCAAGTTAGAATCTGTATATCCCCGTGCTATCCGAACGGATGAAACGGTGAGGGACTACAATATATATCTAAATTTGGAGTTACAAGAAGTATATAGACGTGCGGATGAGTTTGATATTATACATTCCCACGTGGACTATCCAGCTTTACCCTATGCTAATTTTACAAAAACCCCTACTGTTCATACTTTGCATGGCCCTTTGTCTGCAGAAAATCGGTTTTTGTTTACCCAATGCAAACATCAAAATTATGTGAGTATTTCCCATTCTCAGAGGGAACCTTTAACTGATTTAAACTATGTGGGTAATGTCTATAATGGCATTGATCTTAATCAGTATGAATTTCATAATTATCCCGATAAAGAGCCTTATTTGGCATTTTTGGGTCGGGTGTCTCCAGAAAAAGGAGCCCATCGTGCCATCGAAATTGCTAAACGTACGGGCTATAAGTTGAAGATGGCTTGTAAGGTGGATGAGGTGGATCGAGAATTTTTTGAACGGGAAATTCTTGCCCATGTGGATGGTAAACAGATTGAATTGATGGGGGAAATTAATCCTGTCGAAAAAAGTAAGTTGATAGGAGGTGCGATCGCCACTTTATTCCCTATTAATTGGCGCGAACCTTTTGGCTTGGTGATGGCAGAGTCTATGGCGACAGGAACCCCTGTAATTGCCATGGCGATGGGTGCCGCCCCCGAAGTAATTGCCCATGGTAAGACAGGGTTTTTGTGTCAAACCATTGATGAGATGGTAAGGGCGGTGGATAAGGTGGGACAAATCAATCGCCTTGCCTGTCGAGATCATGTGGTCCAAAAATTTGGTGCTACCCGTATGGCTGACGGTTACGAGGAGGTTTACGCCCGATTAATAGAACAGCGTTTTGCCTCTAGTAATGGTCGCCCGAAGGAGGTTGTTTTACCCAAAGTGGTTTAA
- a CDS encoding Rho termination factor domain protein (PFAM: Rho termination factor, N-terminal domain~COGs: COG3330 conserved hypothetical protein~InterPro IPR011112~KEGG: ana:all2705 hypothetical protein~PFAM: Rho termination factor domain protein~SPTR: Rho termination factor domain protein) produces the protein MSKQRPPIEEMTLRQLRKVASDLNIPRYSRMRKAQLLSAIQAKQKELIPANSINSVKQNNLSNSGPIKNQRESNMEVSKFDVGQGQEDLSMGALASVDEGMGDLPGGYGESRIVLLPRDPQWAYAYWDVPHEQKESLRMQGGQQLALRLYDVTDINLEHQSPHNIQEYLCDELAREWYLPIPVSDRDYLLDIGYRCADGRWLLLARSAPVRIPPVYPSDWVEDVFITVNWEEDLKGKKVYELTPPAKKVAIAQQQAQAARQRKNQIYDEIFGMAKGAEAQRVAGSLYGSMQQAPSSHIPENALSSYVFPSGMGMWAVPTASGAGMGYAGGSGVGMMASGSGAGYLASGSGAGLGVTPQPRKFWLVADAELIVYGATEPDATVTIGGRPIKLNPDGTFRFQMSFQDGLIDYPIVAVAADGEQTRSIHMEFTRETPSRNTNTKEEAILEWFPPVKKQ, from the coding sequence ATGTCAAAACAACGACCACCTATTGAGGAAATGACTCTAAGGCAACTGCGCAAAGTAGCGAGTGATCTTAATATTCCTCGTTACAGTCGCATGAGGAAAGCACAACTTTTGAGTGCCATCCAAGCCAAACAAAAAGAACTTATACCCGCTAATAGCATTAATTCTGTTAAACAAAATAATTTATCAAATTCAGGTCCAATTAAGAATCAGAGAGAATCAAATATGGAAGTATCAAAATTTGATGTCGGACAAGGGCAAGAAGATCTCTCCATGGGGGCTTTAGCCTCCGTTGATGAAGGCATGGGAGATCTTCCGGGGGGATATGGCGAAAGTAGAATTGTTTTATTACCCAGAGATCCTCAGTGGGCTTATGCTTATTGGGATGTACCCCACGAGCAAAAGGAAAGTTTAAGGATGCAAGGGGGGCAACAGTTGGCTTTGCGTTTGTATGATGTGACAGACATTAATCTCGAACATCAAAGTCCCCACAATATCCAAGAATATTTATGCGATGAACTAGCCAGAGAATGGTATTTACCCATCCCTGTGAGCGATCGTGATTACCTCCTTGACATTGGCTACCGTTGTGCCGATGGACGTTGGTTACTGTTAGCCCGTTCTGCCCCCGTGCGTATTCCCCCTGTATATCCTAGCGATTGGGTGGAGGATGTATTTATCACCGTTAATTGGGAAGAAGATCTCAAAGGTAAAAAAGTTTACGAGTTAACCCCTCCTGCCAAAAAAGTGGCGATCGCCCAACAACAAGCCCAAGCCGCCAGACAAAGAAAAAATCAAATCTATGACGAAATCTTTGGCATGGCAAAAGGAGCCGAAGCCCAAAGGGTGGCAGGATCCCTCTATGGCAGTATGCAACAGGCACCCAGTTCTCACATCCCCGAAAATGCCCTTAGTTCCTACGTCTTCCCCTCTGGTATGGGTATGTGGGCAGTACCCACCGCCTCTGGTGCTGGCATGGGCTACGCAGGAGGTTCAGGAGTCGGCATGATGGCCAGTGGTTCTGGTGCAGGATACCTCGCCAGTGGTTCTGGTGCAGGATTAGGTGTTACCCCCCAACCTCGTAAATTCTGGTTAGTAGCCGATGCCGAATTAATCGTCTATGGTGCCACCGAACCCGATGCCACCGTTACCATTGGTGGAAGACCCATCAAACTCAATCCTGATGGTACTTTCCGCTTCCAGATGTCCTTCCAAGACGGCTTAATTGACTACCCCATTGTCGCCGTAGCCGCCGACGGAGAACAAACTCGCTCCATTCACATGGAATTTACCCGTGAAACCCCTTCCCGTAACACCAACACCAAGGAAGAAGCCATCCTCGAATGGTTTCCCCCCGTCAAAAAACAATAA